CAGCAGTTGATAGATCTCTTCTTTTGCGCCCACGTCGATACCGCGTGTTGGCTCATCGAAGATCAAGACATCACTGTCTCGAACCAACCACTTGGCAATAACAACTTTCTGCTGGTTACCACCAGACAGGTTCAACAGGGTCTGATTGATTGAAGGGGTGCGAATCCGCAATTTGTCCACATAGTCGAGTGCGGTCCTGCGGATCTTGCGATCGTCGACAAAGCCCGCTTTCGCATAGTCCTTCATGTCGGCCAGCGTGACGTTGGCTTTCACGTCAGCATCCAGCAGGATTCCGAAGCGTTTACGGTCTTCGGACAGGTAGCCGATACCGTTCGTCACCCCGTCTTTGGCGTTCGTAATCCTGACCTTCTTGCCGTGCACGTAAATGTCACCTTCGGTGCGCGGATCAGCACCGAAGACGCATCGCGCCACTTCGGTGCGACCTGCACCCATCAGACCGGCGAATCCGAAAATCTCACCCTTCTTCACGTCGAAGCTCACGTTCTTGATGAGATTCTTCGTGGACAGGTTCTTGACTTCCAGAACAGTTTCGTCTGTCTGCGGCTTCGTGACGGGACGGACGTCAGACTTCAGTTTGCGTCCCACCATCATGGAGATGATTTCCTGCATCTCCACTTCAGCCGTGTTCACCGTGCCGACGTATTCACCGTCGCGCAGAACGACCACGCGGTCCGTAATCTGCTTGATTTCAGGCATACGGTGCGAGATGTATATCAGACCGGTTGACGGCGTGACGAAGTCGTGGATCAGGTCAAACAGTGCGTCCGTTTCTTCGATCGTCAACGCCGCAGTCGGCTCATCCATAATGAGAATGTCTGCGTTATACGACAGCGCTCGGGCGATTTCCACCATCTGGAGGCGCGCCACTGACAGGTCGCGACAGTAAGCCTTGGGGTTGATATCCATCTTCAGATGATCGAAAAGCTCCTGAGCATCCTTGTTCAGTTTCTTGTCATTGACGATCCCGGCTCTAGTGGAGCCTGGGCGCCCCAGGTACAGATTCTGGGCAACCGTCAGGTCGGGAACGATGTTGAGTTCCTGGTGAATGATGGCCAGGCCAAGGTCACGTGCGTGGTTGATGCCCGTCACGTGGACCTTTTCGCCCTTGATCCAAATCTCGCCGCCTGGATCAGGCTGATAAATACCGGTCAGGACCTTCATCAGCGTCGACTTTCCGGCACCGTTTTCACCGCAAAGCCCCAGCACTTCTCCTGCTCGAAGATCCAAATTGACATTCGATAGTGCTTTGACGCCCGGAAAGGTCTTCGACATACCTTTCAAGTCGAGCAAATGTGTCACGTCTCACCCCTTCGTGCGTGGTACATAACGCCTGCGACAAATAAGACCTAGACCGTTAGCGCTAACGACTCCAGTGTCACATTTGTACGACAACGTGCTTGACAGTGTAGCTTGGTTCGTGCAAAACGACAAATAAAGTGTTAAATCTGCCAAAAACGATATAAAAACGTAATTTTTCGTCCTCGTATCAGCACGACCGCTGCGCGACGCCGACCGTTTACGTGATCGTTAACGATTGAAGGGTCACAGCGTGCCTTTGTCGTGATTCATCAGGCAAAACCAGGATTGAGCGACGCTCTGCCGCCTCGGGTTAAACGTTTTTCACCGTGAATCTTCCCGGATTAGGGGACTTCCTCGTGTTAGTCGTCTCGCTCACTGTTTCAGCGTGTCACGCCTGACCGGCCCTGCGCGTGCCCTCGCGCGAATATCCACACTGATCCCCGCAACAAGCACTCTCTGGCTCACCGTCACATAGGTGTCATCTCCGCGCACCTCGCAGCCGGCGTGAGCCCCATTGCGCTCGACGACCTCACTGGCCACCGTGCAGGCATTCATCCCACCTCCGGTCCACTGTGCAACCGCCGACCGATGCCCACCGGCCAGGGCTGCAACGTCAGCCACTGCCTGAAGACGGGTCTGATGCCCGTACACACTCCCTGCACCAGCAATCACCACACACATCATCACGGTGCATGCGATGACCGCCAGCGCGGAGATGGTGCCTGATCCTTCCTCGTTCCCCCTGTCGCCGTATACCATCAGGGCACCAGCTCGGAAATGGTGGTGATCGTGCACGATGCTGTAGCACCGACCCATCCTGCCGGCGCAGCCACACTGGCGTGCCCGGTGACCGTCATCCATCGCCCTGATTTGTTCGTTGTGACAGTAACGGGCCTGCCGTACGCCTGGGAAACACTGAGAGCTGGATCCTGGCCACCTATGGCTGCTTCATGTGCACCTTGACGAACCGCCGAACACAGTTCAATGCGCGTGTGAGCAATGCTGACGACGCCAAGAACGAACGCCACCACGATCATCACGGCGAAAAGTGAGAGCGCATGTTCGACTGTCACCATGCCGTCCTCGCTATGCCCGCCCGTTTCGCTGCCACCAGCGGGGTGGTCCCGTAAGCACTCCCTGGCACTTACGGGACCACGTGTCGCATGCCTGTTCACAGTGAAAGCGCCTGCTGGATAATGCCCTGAAGCAGGGATTTCACTGCGCCTGACTTGAGAACGACGAGCAGAAGTCCGGCGAAGCCGGCTGCTGCGACCGCCCCGATCGCGTATTCCACGGTTGTGGATCCTTCTTCCGGATCGGCATCATGATCCTCGACATGGTGAGCACGTTGGATCATTGCGTCGTATTGACACCACGTGTCACACGCTGCCTTCGTCGCTGCATCTTCGATGCGTTGGGTGATTGCCATGTTTGTCCTTTCGATCAATAGTGACTGTCCGCCGTTTGACGGTGTGACCACCTTCCGTGACACGCACTGCGATCTCCATCGACTGTGCGCAAATTGTGGAGCAAGAAGCACCTGGAAGGGCAGCTGTGGATTCAACGCATCTGTAGATGCGCGGTGTGGATAACCAGGGGCTGTCAGGTGCCGACCCGTCAGCTACCACAACCCGCCAAAAGTGTTCGTGCCAATATGCAGCAGGATTGGCACGACGCCCAGGGCGATGAAGGACGGCAGCAGTAACGCCCCCAGCGGGATGACAAGGCGCACCGCCAGGCGTTCAGCCTCACTTTTTGCATGTGCGATGCGCCGTGCCCTGACCTGGCGCGCAGCACGCGTGAGCAACGGCACCGGCGACGTGCCATCGCTCCATGCCGGCTCGAGGACATCAGCCAGCAGCGCGGCGTTGGCTGGATGGGGATTCCACGCATCACCCCACCGTGCCCCCAGGACCAGTTCGCTACCGATCCGTTCCAGTTCCGCGTCATTACCGACGCGGCCCAGCGTGCGCACAATGGAGGGCACTGAGGCACCCGCATTCATTCCCGCGATCGTCAGATCGCACATAGTGGCCGGATCGACGCTCTCGCTTATGTCAATGGTTCGGGTGATCATGCGAGTGGAGACGAGCCGACCAACGATCAGGCACACCGTTCCGATGATGGCGCTGATGGTGCCGATCCCACCGTCACAGAAGCGCTCAAGAGGGTTCGCCCCAATCAGCTGGCCCAGCGCAATACCCGCCACAGGCAATGCGGTGAGAATACGTGCCGAGGTCAAGGGGCCAGACCGTGCGATGGCGCGCGCATCTTCGGCGGCTGCAGCTTCATCGATACTGTCAGCCACAATATCCAGTACCTCAGCAAGCGGCGTTCCCAGTTCCTGCGTCAGGCGGCATGCGACACTCAAGGTATGAGCTGAGCGCCGACTGACCCGTTCGCTCACTGTGCTGCGTCGCCGCAGCCGCCCACACGAGGACACTAGGTGGCGCCACGACAACGCGTCTCGCTGCCGCACCAAACCCAGCACATCACGCCGCACATCGCGCCACGAGGGAGCGCGCGCCAGCCTCGCCACGGATCGGGGAACACCGTCCTCGGCAATCCCCTCCCATGAACCCAGGTGCGCAGAGCCAACTCTGTCCCACGCACGCATCCACGCCTCGGCAGTCGGCATACCGGCACGCAGCCGGGCTGCCACCTCGGCCACCAACATCGACAACTGGGAGCTGCTGTCCTGCCCGGCCGGCACGACATTTGACGAGGGAGGCACTGGCTTCTGTGCGCGAACTGCCTTCAATGATTCGTCGAATCTCCAGGCCACGATCACAGCCTGAGCGCGCCAATGTTTGGCGGCCGATATGCCAATCGCCGCGACCAAACAGGCACTCATCAAGCACAGTAGCGCCATCATGGAGCAGCACTTTTCGCGTCCAGATCGATGTGCAGCCGTTCAGCCAGCAGTGGCCAGGCGCGATCAGGGTAGAGCCGGCCATCACGCTCTCTCAGCGCGCATTCACATTCACAGGCAACGCCACCTGCTGTCCGGGTCAGAACACCAATCTGGCTGACCTGCCTTCCATGCGCATCGCGCCTCATCTGAATCACCGCGTCAAATGCGGCCACCGCCTGCGCTGACAGCGCGGCATCCGACAGGCCGGCCAGCGATCCGAGGGCAGCCAGACGTGCCGGGACATCTTCCACCGCGTTGGCGTGGATGGTAGCCATTCCCCCGTCGTGTCCGGTGTTGAGCGCCGTCAACACGTCACGCACTTCGGCGCCTCGACACTCACCGAGAATCAGTCGGTCGGGCCGCATTCGCATCGCAGCGCGCACCAGATCCGACAGGCTCACCGCTCCCGCGCCCTGAACATTGGCCTGCCTTTCCTGCAAGTGGATAACATGCGGGTGACAGGGACGCAATTCCCGTACCTCCTCGATACACACGATCCGTTCGTCATGCGGCACGCTGGACAGCATGGTCGACAGCAATGTGGTCTTACCCGACCCGGTCGCCCCGGATATCAAAATGTTGGCCCGCAGTGCCACCAACTGGGCCATCACGCTCGCGATGGAACCGTCCATCAAAGACTTGCGCACCATCTGCTCCAGCGTCATGGAGTGAGCGCGCGAGGTCCGCAGGGAAATCACCGTTCCTTCATCAGAAACTGGTGAGAGCACCGCGTGCAGGCGCACGCCGCCGGGCAGCGTTCCATCCACAATCGGACTGGCCTCATCCAGTCGTCGTCCGCACGCAGCTGCCATGTGGACCGCGAGCGCCCGAACCTGACTTTCCGACCCCAGCTGCACGTCAACACGCTCCACCCCCTGCCCGCGATCGATCCAGACACTGGTGGAGTTGACGAGCACATCTGTCACATCGGGGTCCGCCACAAGAGGAGCAAGGTCCGGTCCGAGTCCGCCGGCGCGCGCCACCAGATCGTCAAAATCGGTGGCCAGTTCTCTCACTCCTGCACCCTCGCGAGCATTGTCACGCACCGCCCGGACAGCTGAGTGCCCCTGAGCGAGCGCGCGCCTCATGGTGTGACGGCTCATCGCGCACGCTCCATGCCCGACCTGAGCGCGGCATACATTCGCTTGACGGCAAAACCCCTGGGCATCCCACCTCGAAAAGGACACTGCATGGCCTGAATCGACTGGAAGCCGCACTCGCGGATACTGCCCAACAGTTGCGTCGTCGTCCCGTGCGTCGTGGCAATCACGACGGGCACAGCAGGTGGCGCATAGCGGGATATGCCGGCCATCAGCGTACACACCCCGTCCAGGTCGGCGCGTCCGACCAGGCACAGCGCATCGATTCCACATTGGGAGGCGGTGCGCATTGCGTATTCATCCCACCGTCCCAGATCGACCACAACATGCGCGCGGGAGCTCACGCTGGTGAGCACCCGCACCAGCCTCGTATCTGAACGTGCCGGCCCACCACGGCAGTCAGCCGCGAGGATTTTCACGCCGTCATGCACGGGCAGAGCGTCAATGAGCGTGCCAGTCCATCCGGTCTCGTCTGCGCTCAGGTCACCCCAGTGGATACCGTCAGCGGCCACGTCCTGCGCCGCGCCCACGCCTGGCCCATACTCGGCGGTGTCCACGATGATCACGGGCGGAGGGGGAGCCTGAGGCAGAACCGGCAGCGGGTGCGACCGGATCTGCTGAGCCAGCGCCCGCGCGATTGCCGTCACCCCCACCCCACCTTGCCATCCGGCGCAACCGATGCGTATCAGGTCAGGGGAAAATACCGGTGACGGTTCACATGAGGCGACAATGTCGGCCAGCATCATCTCATCGCCGGGCAGGCGCAGCGATCCGGCAGGACCGACAACAATGACCGGCACCTGTGCAGACGCACGGACTGACGAGGGTGGCCCATCCGGATCCGAGGTCAGCCACATGTCGCAGGGCAGTCCGTCGCTGGCAACCGTTCCGCCTGCAAGCTCGATGATTTCACATGCGCTGCGCCTGGCACCCTCGTCCAGTCGATCCAGTCCGACGCGCACGTTCCACTGTGTACTCATGCCGTCACTTCATCTCACGTGGCTTCCCTCGTCCACCTCGCTCAGTCAACCTGTGGAAGACTGGAGAGAGACACCACCCTGTGGATAACGCGCGCAGTTTTTCGACTCGACGATCAGGAGACCCGCATGAAGCGATCACAGCCACGCTCAAGGTCCGCTGCCTTTTTCGACCTCGACAAGACAATCCTGGCCACGTCAACCTCCGTGGCGCTGCGCGCTCCCCTGCGTGAGGCCGGCCTTCTGACCCGGCGCGGCGCACTGCTGGGTCTGCTCATCCAACTGCCCTACCTGATCAAGGGCGCTGACGAGCAGGCGACAGAGAAAATGCGCGAATCACTGGGTGAAATCGCTGCCGGATGGGACGGAGTCTACCTGGAGTCCACCGTGAAGGATGCGTTGAGCAGGTCAATTGACCCGGTGTGCTTCGTGGAGGCGCTGGAAGAAATCGCCATTCACCGCGCGGCTGGTCGGCGCATTGTCATCGCCTCAGCCTCGATTGAAGAAATGGTGCGCCCGGTTGCTCACATGCTGGGTGCTGACGCGTCGATCGGTTCCTACGCGCAGCGCAATGAGGACGGGACGTTCACCGGCGTGATTTCGCGTTTCAACTACGCCGATGAGAAGGCGCGCGCCTGCATCGACATGGCACAGCGCAACGGGTGGGATCTGAGGGAGTGCTTCGCGTATTCAGATTCCATCACTGATGTGCCGTTACTGGAGGCAGTGGGGCACCCCGTCGTCATCAACCCTGACCGTCAGCTGCGTGAAATCGCTCAGGAACGCGACTGGCCGATTCGCAGTTTCACGCACACGGTTCAGGTCCGCACCTCGCCGGCTCGACTCATTGTGCCGGGCATGATTGCCGCTTGCTCTGCTGCAGGCGCGGCGTGGTCGTTTTACCGCGCGTATACCAGTTTGCGCGGCAAGTAGCCCGCCCTCATTCCCTATTGCCGAGGGTGGCCCGCCTGAACACTGAGCGCAATATCCAGGGCATCGTCGACACCGGCGATCAGTGATGACAGGAAGAATGCGAGCACGTCGTGCGCGTAGGAGTGATCGGGCGCTGCCCAGCCGGACACAATGCGCGCAACGCGCTGAGGGTCTGTGGCGCTCAGCTTGCTCACAGTCACGACCCCTGTCGGGTCCGTGCCGCGCACGGTCAGAATCCATCGCGCCACAGCCGCCCCCACGGAGCGTGAACCTGGTTCGAACAGTGGATGAGCTGCACAGTCGGCCCATACTGCGGCTGCACTCACCACAGCAGGCACATCACAGGTGACATGCGACAAAACGTGAGCGAGACGCCGAGGCGAGGCAGGAACGGCAATTCGGGAACGTTCAACGTGGCCTGAGGTAGCAAGAAGTGACGTGATGTCGCGGTGCAGTCCGGCGACCAGGTTCGGCAAAGCGGGCTGCGATGCAGGCCTGGTGGTGGGCGTGCGGTTCAGGGGCGGCATGAGCGTCATGACGTGCCATTGGCTGCGCCAGATCCCCAGCGCGAACTGTTCACCTGTGGTCAGGGTGCCGGCTTCGTGTGGCCCCTCGCGCATCGTGAGGTCACGCAGATCGCTGGTGCTGATCGGTGAGCCTTCCCAGCGAGAAAGATAGGCAGCTTCATAGATGTTGGTCAGGGCGCGTACTTCCTGCCACCGGCGGCGCAAACTATGATGGAAACGGACGCGCGTCAATGCGCTGTCACATTGTTCGCGCAGCGCGCAGATATCTGGGGTCTGCCACGCTTGAAGCAGGAGGCGCATGCGCACAATGTGATCGGATTCTTCCACGTGGTGAGCTTATCGGGTGAGGTGAACGTGAGCGAGACGAAAGTGGCACAGACTGGGGTCAGGTCGATCCCTCGGGCCACGCTGTCACAGCACCTGCGTTCAGCGGTTTTCTCAGCGGTTTTTTCACCTGTCGCGCTGATCATCATGGGATTTGCGGTCGCTGACACTCAGGCCGCCACCGCGCAGGGACAGCCATTGTCATCGTCCGAGGGCACCGTCGGTATCGTCATTACGACCCTGTTGCTGGCACTCGTGGCTGCCAACTCTGATGAGTCCTCAGCCGGCCTTGCCGTCACCACTGTCAGTGCGGTAATTGTCGGAGTGGGCCAGCTGACCGGCGCGTTGCGCGCTCCCCTGTGGATGGGAATCGCTATGAGCGAGGCGGACTCACTGACATCGATGCGGTGGAGTCTGTATCCAATATGCGTGGTCTTCATCTGCCTGGGGGCGACGGTGGCAACCATTGCCACGCGGCGGTGGACGGTTCACGCCACGCTGAGGGAACTGGAGCAGGCCAGTGCCGAGAGTTCTCAGGGAGGGTCCTCCCGCGTGCGTCCCTTCAACGGGCAATTCCACAATGCGCGCAACCGGACGTGGGTCGCGGTCTTTTCCTGTGTTGCCCTGATTCTCGGGTGCATCATGATGATGGTTGCCGCGCCCGAGGAATCACTGCGCGTAGCGTCACAGGGGTTGGAGGGGCTGATGGCAGAAAACACGTTCCGACCAGTTCCGGCGCTGATCTGCGCCTTGTGTTTCGGCCTGGTGGCGTGGATTTCGCAGTGGTCAACGTCCGGACCCATTGTGGCGTCCTCAGTTCTGGTGGTCATACCGTTTTCGTTCCTCATCCCATTGTGGTCAAGCCTTACCGGCGCGGTGGTCACACCGCATTCCCCCGCCACGACGCAGATTTCTCTGGCTGCGCCGGTGCTGTCCGCGCTGGGGTTACTGCTTCCCGCACTGGTCATGGGTCCGCTGCTGACGCGCCGCCATGTTCGCGCACAGGTGTTGCGGGCAACCGGGCACCGCCACGGTTTTGTGGATGAGATGTAACACGATCAGAATCGGCCGTTTCGGCACGCCCATCGCAAGATCGGGCAGTTCTCACGCTACATTAAAGGTCTAAGGAGGTAGCACCATGTCTGATCAGGAACTCCACGACCGCCGCCCGGAAGGTGAAGTGGGAGACGATGAACTCATCGTCGATGAGAGCCCGACTTTCGAGGGCGCAAGCGGATCAACGGCTGCGCCGATGGCACCGCGCCCCGAAGAAACTGACGAAATCGCTGAATCAGCTGCCAGCGATGAGATTCTCACGGGCGAAGAAGTGACCTTGAGCAGGCATGAGGGCGACACGGAAAACATCATTGGAGCGCCTGGCAGTGCTGCCGATGACACCTCGGCCGTCGATCCTGTGCCCTCCACTTCCGAACCACGCATCCCTTCCCCCGTCGATCCTGTTGATGACGAGGGCGACGCACCTGACCTGGATGAGGATGAACCTCGCGATCGCATCTCCCCGCCTGAGCGTGATGATTTGCCGGCACCAGCTCCGCGCGACGTCCTCGAGAATCGCCATGACCGCGATGAGGACGAAACAGCCACAGATGAAGATGAGCTGGAGCGCACCGCAGTGCACCGCCGTTCCCTCGTCTCTCCGCCGGAGGAAGCAGATCCGGCAGATGAGAACGAGGCAAACTGGCATCCTCGCGCTGAACCGGTTCCGGTGCACGTGGAAGGCACCCCGAGTTCCCTCGATGACGCCATCTTTGAAGGCACGACACTGTCGCCCGAGATTCCGTCTCGCGCTGGATCGCACTGGTGGAGCTTCTTCGCATTCTTGATCTTCCTGCCCATCGCATGGTTCCTCGCAGCTGATGCCGGGGCGCGCATGACACTTGCTGACGGGTCTGCGTTCTCGACGGGGGCAGTGAACCTGGCAGCTATTGCCGAACTGGTGGGCGCTCTGGTGATTGTTGTCCTGCTGGGGGTGACGGTTGCGCGCTCCTCGCTGGGTGGCTTCGTCATGGGTATCCTCACCTTCCTGTCCGGACTTGTTCCGATCGTCATTCCGGGGATTTTCTCGCAGCTCATTCAGCCTGCTGTTCAGTGGCTGAACTCGTGGAACGCATTCGGCATGAATCTTGCTCACCACTTCCAGGCCTCCGCATTTTCCGGACGCTTCGCACTCCTGGGCCTGATCGTGCTGGTAGGCGCGTGGGTCTCTCACTGGGTACGTCGCCGTGGCCGCTCGGAGGAAGCTCTGCGCGCTGAGGTGGAAAAGATCAATCCTGAAGGTGCCTTCTTCTCATGGCGAGCCCGCCGCCGCGCGGCCAAGGCTCGCGATGAGGGCCGCTGAATCACATGGATGCAGATCTTTCTCTTCGGGAGGTTCTGGAAGAGCCCGGTCCGTGGCAGCATCGCCACGTCAACGCTGGCGGCGCGACCTTCCACGTTGTCGATGCCGGCCCGTTGGAATGTGACCACGCCGTTGTTCTGCTGCACGAATTTCCTTTGTTCTGGCGTTCCTGGCGGCATGTTATTCCCTCCCTGGCTGAGCAGGGGCATCGTGTGATCGCAGTTGATCAGCGCGGTTTCGGCGCCTCCGACCTGCAGGCCGACAAGGTGGATCTGCTGCAACTGTCCCATGACGTCACCGCCATCATGTCAGCAATGGGTATTTCCCACTTCACAGTGGTCGGCGCAGGCATGGGCGGTGCTGTTGCATGGATGCTGGGAGCTACCAATCCGGTTGCGTTGCGCGCGGTGATGACGCTGGCGGCGCCGCACCCACTGGAACGTACCCTGTGGCCCACACTGCTTCCTCTGTGGCGCGGGCGTCTGCTCGCCCTGCGCATGGATATTCCCTGGCGGCGCGTCACCTTGCTCAAATCCGGCAAACTCATCGATTCAATGATCCGTTCGTGGGCGGCGCCCTCACATCGCGAACAGATGCTGGCCGACGCACAACCCTATCGACGCGCAATGGCTCGCGCGTTCGCCGCCTCCGCGACCACTGACTCATTTTCCAGCACGCGATTCCTGTCCATCGCCTCGCGCAAGGCGCTGGCCGACCCCGTGCAGGTTCCGACTCTGAGCGTGCACTGCGCAGAAGATTCATCACTGTCGGCTACAGATTTTGCGCGCGATTCACACCATGTGACCTATCCGCTGCACACCACAATGCTGCCCGCAGTGGGGCACTTCGCCCCCGAAGAAGCACCCGAGCGTGTCACGACCCTGATCAGCGATTTCCTGGCTTCACTGCCCACCACCTGATCAGGGCACTACACCGACTTTCGGGCAGCGATCCACCACCGGACACTCATCGCATCGGGGCCCCTGGGCAGTGCACACTGAGCGACCATGTGCGATCAGAACATGTGACAGTTTCGTCCAGTTCACGCCTGCCAGCAGTGTTGTCACGTCCTTTTCGACGCGCGTCACGCTGGTCGCTCTCGTCCATCCCAAACGGCGAGACAGGCGGCCGACATGTGTATCAACTGTCAGTGCGCGCGCTCCGAAACACACTCCCATCACGACGTTGGCCGTCTTATGCCCGACCCCGGGGAGTTTTTCCAACTCCTTGTTGG
The sequence above is a segment of the Schaalia radingae genome. Coding sequences within it:
- a CDS encoding sugar ABC transporter ATP-binding protein, coding for MTHLLDLKGMSKTFPGVKALSNVNLDLRAGEVLGLCGENGAGKSTLMKVLTGIYQPDPGGEIWIKGEKVHVTGINHARDLGLAIIHQELNIVPDLTVAQNLYLGRPGSTRAGIVNDKKLNKDAQELFDHLKMDINPKAYCRDLSVARLQMVEIARALSYNADILIMDEPTAALTIEETDALFDLIHDFVTPSTGLIYISHRMPEIKQITDRVVVLRDGEYVGTVNTAEVEMQEIISMMVGRKLKSDVRPVTKPQTDETVLEVKNLSTKNLIKNVSFDVKKGEIFGFAGLMGAGRTEVARCVFGADPRTEGDIYVHGKKVRITNAKDGVTNGIGYLSEDRKRFGILLDADVKANVTLADMKDYAKAGFVDDRKIRRTALDYVDKLRIRTPSINQTLLNLSGGNQQKVVIAKWLVRDSDVLIFDEPTRGIDVGAKEEIYQLLENLAAQGKAIVVISSELPEVLRLSNRIAVMAQGRIIGILDNEEATQEKIMELATVGQEQAMGVDA
- a CDS encoding Rv3654c family TadE-like protein, coding for MVYGDRGNEEGSGTISALAVIACTVMMCVVIAGAGSVYGHQTRLQAVADVAALAGGHRSAVAQWTGGGMNACTVASEVVERNGAHAGCEVRGDDTYVTVSQRVLVAGISVDIRARARAGPVRRDTLKQ
- a CDS encoding DUF4244 domain-containing protein, with product MIQRAHHVEDHDADPEEGSTTVEYAIGAVAAAGFAGLLLVVLKSGAVKSLLQGIIQQALSL
- a CDS encoding type II secretion system F family protein; protein product: MAWRFDESLKAVRAQKPVPPSSNVVPAGQDSSSQLSMLVAEVAARLRAGMPTAEAWMRAWDRVGSAHLGSWEGIAEDGVPRSVARLARAPSWRDVRRDVLGLVRQRDALSWRHLVSSCGRLRRRSTVSERVSRRSAHTLSVACRLTQELGTPLAEVLDIVADSIDEAAAAEDARAIARSGPLTSARILTALPVAGIALGQLIGANPLERFCDGGIGTISAIIGTVCLIVGRLVSTRMITRTIDISESVDPATMCDLTIAGMNAGASVPSIVRTLGRVGNDAELERIGSELVLGARWGDAWNPHPANAALLADVLEPAWSDGTSPVPLLTRAARQVRARRIAHAKSEAERLAVRLVIPLGALLLPSFIALGVVPILLHIGTNTFGGLW
- a CDS encoding TadA family conjugal transfer-associated ATPase, whose amino-acid sequence is MSRHTMRRALAQGHSAVRAVRDNAREGAGVRELATDFDDLVARAGGLGPDLAPLVADPDVTDVLVNSTSVWIDRGQGVERVDVQLGSESQVRALAVHMAAACGRRLDEASPIVDGTLPGGVRLHAVLSPVSDEGTVISLRTSRAHSMTLEQMVRKSLMDGSIASVMAQLVALRANILISGATGSGKTTLLSTMLSSVPHDERIVCIEEVRELRPCHPHVIHLQERQANVQGAGAVSLSDLVRAAMRMRPDRLILGECRGAEVRDVLTALNTGHDGGMATIHANAVEDVPARLAALGSLAGLSDAALSAQAVAAFDAVIQMRRDAHGRQVSQIGVLTRTAGGVACECECALRERDGRLYPDRAWPLLAERLHIDLDAKSAAP
- a CDS encoding HAD family hydrolase; the protein is MKRSQPRSRSAAFFDLDKTILATSTSVALRAPLREAGLLTRRGALLGLLIQLPYLIKGADEQATEKMRESLGEIAAGWDGVYLESTVKDALSRSIDPVCFVEALEEIAIHRAAGRRIVIASASIEEMVRPVAHMLGADASIGSYAQRNEDGTFTGVISRFNYADEKARACIDMAQRNGWDLRECFAYSDSITDVPLLEAVGHPVVINPDRQLREIAQERDWPIRSFTHTVQVRTSPARLIVPGMIAACSAAGAAWSFYRAYTSLRGK
- a CDS encoding Yip1 family protein, translating into MSDQELHDRRPEGEVGDDELIVDESPTFEGASGSTAAPMAPRPEETDEIAESAASDEILTGEEVTLSRHEGDTENIIGAPGSAADDTSAVDPVPSTSEPRIPSPVDPVDDEGDAPDLDEDEPRDRISPPERDDLPAPAPRDVLENRHDRDEDETATDEDELERTAVHRRSLVSPPEEADPADENEANWHPRAEPVPVHVEGTPSSLDDAIFEGTTLSPEIPSRAGSHWWSFFAFLIFLPIAWFLAADAGARMTLADGSAFSTGAVNLAAIAELVGALVIVVLLGVTVARSSLGGFVMGILTFLSGLVPIVIPGIFSQLIQPAVQWLNSWNAFGMNLAHHFQASAFSGRFALLGLIVLVGAWVSHWVRRRGRSEEALRAEVEKINPEGAFFSWRARRRAAKARDEGR
- a CDS encoding alpha/beta fold hydrolase → MDADLSLREVLEEPGPWQHRHVNAGGATFHVVDAGPLECDHAVVLLHEFPLFWRSWRHVIPSLAEQGHRVIAVDQRGFGASDLQADKVDLLQLSHDVTAIMSAMGISHFTVVGAGMGGAVAWMLGATNPVALRAVMTLAAPHPLERTLWPTLLPLWRGRLLALRMDIPWRRVTLLKSGKLIDSMIRSWAAPSHREQMLADAQPYRRAMARAFAASATTDSFSSTRFLSIASRKALADPVQVPTLSVHCAEDSSLSATDFARDSHHVTYPLHTTMLPAVGHFAPEEAPERVTTLISDFLASLPTT